In Vigna angularis cultivar LongXiaoDou No.4 chromosome 8, ASM1680809v1, whole genome shotgun sequence, one DNA window encodes the following:
- the LOC108343763 gene encoding uncharacterized protein LOC108343763, whose protein sequence is MDPPPLSAATIITTTTLKNHPDSIESSSPRSRNAETWSDENLPAVPGAKLRLMCSYGGHIMPRPHDKTLCYVGGDTRIVVVDRHSSLKDLCARLSRTILHGRPFTLKYQLPNEDLDNLITVTTDEDLDNMVEEYDRITAKGTASSRLRVFLFFTKPEASVSMGSLLDDVKSETWFVDALNNSGMLNRVVSDSAAGDSFVNLDVGGGGVSASGSSNNLEALPDTNNNKAKILPDVVQSSPGSPMMENSSSSSPSFSPSLANLPPIRVRVDDNSSRLQQENKVAGLAEEQLVQMTIASGVKQDDGLVSVVSSAVAAAPAIPAAVTMPSVGVVTASDNVMNRVVSEDERSDLGFRKPPLPLQLVQPRTSGGLNLPSPDSVASDSSIASANSFSKTVYYQDQVQAAQLDNKLVALPNGKSEISDQVIQVHGQQVHDSGYTLPPQLDQNRQLQQQKPLVHASSHYIHHPAATGQIPVSSYYQVYAPPPQQQQLHPPIGQQQYPVYVMPVGPTQVTQPYNMALQPNMGDPNVLISGRTLMPQSAVTSAAYKDGTPPIYPTKSVSPTIPEVAPSVYKAPPPVASNPAYAPIPPNQFQPQYVGLSQFHHPPQSIVVASSSTTTNYGYEYGGHVQDQAYYTQQQTTTAPLLPQYQSMTPAAAAAALKDASKQFPADTIQQQNRASQPV, encoded by the exons ATGGATCCTCCACCTCTCTCTGCCGCAACCATCATCACTACCACCACTCTTAAAAATCATCCTGATTCGATAGAGTCTTCTTCTCCACGTTCCCGCAATGCAGAAACATGGAGTGATGAGAATTTACCGGCCGTTCCTGGGGCCAAGCTGCGCCTTATGTGCAGCTATGGCGGCCACATCATGCCACGCCCCCATGACAAGACTCTCTGCTATGTTGGCGGTGACACGAGGATTGTCGTGGTGGACCGCCACTCTTCGTTGAAAGATCTGTGTGCACGGCTTTCCCGAACCATTCTCCATGGAAGACCCTTCACACTCAAGTACCAGCTTCCCAATGAAGACCTTGATAACCTCATCACTGTCACCACTGATGAAGATCTTGACAACATGGTGGAAGAGTATGATCGAATTACGGCGAAAGGCACGGCTTCTTCACGGCTCAGGGTGTTCCTGTTCTTCACCAAACCTGAGGCCTCAGTTTCAATGGGGTCACTACTTGATGATGTGAAGTCAGAGACATGGTTTGTTGATGCACTCAACAACTCTGGAATGTTAAACAGAGTAGTTTCTGATTCTGCTGCAGGGGATTCTTTTGTGAACCTtgatgttggtggtggtggtgttaGTGCTAGTGGCTCAAGCAACAACTTAGAGGCTTTGCCTGATACTAACAATAACAAGGCCAAAATCTTGCCTGATGTGGTGCAATCAAGTCCTGGTTCACCTATGATGGAGAACAGctcctcttcttctccttctttctctccttctttggCAAATCTGCCTCCCATTCGGGTACGTGTCGATGATAACAGTAGTAGGCTTCAACAAGAGAACAAGGTTGCGGGGCTGGCGGAGGAGCAGTTGGTTCAGATGACAATTGCAAGCGGGGTGAAGCAAGATGATGGGTTGGTGAGTGTGGTTTCTTCTGCAGTGGCTGCTGCACCTGCAATTCCTGCAGCTGTGACTATGCCATCTGTTGGGGTGGTTACTGCCAGTGATAATGTGATGAACAGAGTTGTTTCTGAGGACGAGAGATCTGATCTCGGATTTCGGAAGCCCCCTTTACCATTGCAGCTTGTGCAGCCAAGGACTAGTGGTGGTTTGAATTTGCCTTCTCCTGATTCAGTTGCAAG TGATAGCAGTATTGCATCTGCAAATTCTTTCTCCAAGACTGTTTACTATCAAGACCAAGTCCAAGCTGCACAACTAGACAACAAACTGGTTGCTTTACCAAATGGCAAGAGTGAAATATCTGATCAGGTGATTCAGGTCCATGGACAACAAGTTCATGATTCTGGCTACACATTACCCCCACAATTAGATCAAAATAGGCAACTTCAGCAGCAAAAGCCCTTAGTCCATGCCAGCTCTCACTACATCCACCACCCTGCAGCCACAGGGCAAATACCAGTTTCATCATACTACCAAGTTTATGCcccaccaccacaacaacaacaacttcaCCCTCCAATTGGTCAGCAACAGTACCCAGTTTATGTGATGCCTGTTGGACCCACACAAGTAACACAACCATACAACATGGCCTTGCAGCCCAACATGGGTGACCCAAATGTGTTAATCTCAGGCAGAACCCTAATGCCACAAAGTGCTGTTACCTCAGCAGCATACAAGGATGGTACTCCACCTATCTATCCCACCAAATCAGTTAGCCCTACTATACCTGAGGTGGCTCCAAGTGTTTACAAGGCTCCTCCTCCTGTGGCCTCAAACCCTGCATATGCTCCAATACCTCCCAACCAATTTCAGCCACAGTATGTGGGGTTGTCTCAGTTCCATCATCCACCACAGTCCATTGTTGTGGCTTCCTCTAGTACTACTACTAATTATGGTTATGAATATGGTGGCCATGTGCAAGACCAAGCATACTACACCCAACAACAAACCACTACTGCTCCATTGCTTCCTCAGTACCAATCCATGACCCCAGCTGCAGCAGCTGCAGCACTGAAAGATGCTTCAAAACAGTTTCCTGCAGACACCATTCAGCAGCAAAATAGAGCATCACAGCCAGTATGA